In Symphalangus syndactylus isolate Jambi chromosome 14, NHGRI_mSymSyn1-v2.1_pri, whole genome shotgun sequence, one DNA window encodes the following:
- the GNLY gene encoding granulysin isoform X1 has product MATWALLLLAATLLGNTGLGVSVSPKGKDTSGRESGFGWAIWMEGLVFSCLSPEYYDLATAHLCDEEKSCPCLAQESPQGDLLTKTQELAYDCRTCLRIVQALKEMVKQPTEKSVSKAVTRVCKKQRSRWRDVCKHFITTYQPRVTQGLVAGKTAKEICVDLELCGPSMGPL; this is encoded by the exons GCCTTGGGGTCAGTGTGAGCCCCAAGGGCAAGGACACTTCGGGAAGGGAGAGTGGATTTGGCTGGGCCATCTGGATGgaag GTCTGGTCTTCTCTTGTCTGAGCCCTGAGTACTATGACCTGGCAACAGCCCACCTGTGTGACGAGGAGAAATCCTGCccgtgcctggcccaggagaGCCCCCAG GGCGATCTGTTGACCAAAACACAGGAGCTGGCCTATGACTGCAGGACCTGTCTGAGGATAGTCCAGGCACTGAAGGAGATGGTGAAACAGCCCACCGAG AAAAGCGTTTCCAAAGCTGTAACCCGGGTGTGTAAGAAGCAGAGATCACGATGGCGCGACGTCTGCAAACATTTCATAACGACGTATCAGCCTAGAGTTACCCAGGGCCTCGTGGCCGGAAAAACTGCCAAGGAGATCTGTGTGGACCTCGAGTTGTGCGGACCTTCTATGG GTCCCCTCTGA